The following proteins come from a genomic window of Streptomyces sp. GS7:
- a CDS encoding IucA/IucC family protein — MPTTPQTTATAHGTPQPPAQDAVAHLTPALWARANRALIRKALAEFAHERLLTPQRLPQDGHYAVRSDDGHTEYRFTARRQALDHWQIDPGSITRHRSGTDAELPLDALDFITELHGSLGLSPTVLPVYLEEISSTLSGTAYKLAGDAPTAAELAASGFQAVETGMTEGHPCFVANNGRLGFGIHEYHSYAPEAAAPLQLVWLAAHRDHATFTAGAGLDYETLLRDELPEPTRNRFTATLTGLGLDPDDYYLFPTHPWQWWNKLSVTFAAEVATQRLVCLGPGDDQYLAQQSIRTFFNTTSPEKHYVKTALSVLNMGFMRGLSASYMEATPAINDWLARLIDADDTFKAARFSIIRERAAIGYHHRQYEAATDKGSPYRKMLAALWRESPVPTLEPHQRLATMASLLHLDRDGNSFAAALIEESGLAPATWLRRYLDGYLTPVLHAFYAYDLVFMPHGENAILVIEDGAVARVIFKDIAEEIAVMSADAVLPPAVARIRADVPEDKKLLSVFTDVFDCFFRFLSGTLADHGVLDEDTFWRTVAECITDYRSAHPHLADRFAQYDIFTPEFALSCLNRLQLRDNQQMVDLQDPAGALQLIGTLRNPIAPYAP; from the coding sequence ATGCCCACCACCCCGCAGACCACCGCCACCGCCCACGGCACCCCGCAGCCCCCCGCCCAGGACGCCGTCGCCCACCTCACCCCCGCCCTCTGGGCCCGCGCCAACCGCGCCCTGATCCGCAAGGCCCTCGCCGAGTTCGCCCACGAACGGCTGCTCACCCCCCAGCGCCTGCCGCAGGACGGCCACTACGCCGTACGCAGCGACGACGGACACACCGAATACCGCTTCACGGCCCGCAGACAGGCCCTCGACCACTGGCAGATCGACCCCGGCAGCATCACCCGCCACCGCTCCGGCACGGACGCCGAACTCCCCCTGGACGCCCTGGACTTCATCACCGAACTGCACGGCTCCCTGGGCCTGTCCCCCACCGTCCTCCCGGTCTACCTGGAAGAGATCAGCTCCACCCTCTCCGGCACCGCCTACAAGCTCGCCGGCGACGCCCCCACCGCCGCCGAACTCGCCGCATCCGGCTTCCAGGCCGTCGAGACCGGGATGACCGAGGGCCACCCCTGCTTCGTCGCCAACAACGGCCGCCTCGGCTTCGGCATCCACGAGTACCACTCCTACGCCCCCGAAGCCGCCGCCCCCCTCCAGCTCGTCTGGCTCGCCGCCCACCGCGACCACGCCACCTTCACCGCCGGCGCCGGCCTCGACTACGAGACCCTGCTCCGCGACGAACTGCCCGAGCCCACCCGCAACCGCTTCACGGCCACCCTCACCGGCCTCGGCCTCGACCCCGACGACTACTACCTCTTCCCCACCCACCCCTGGCAGTGGTGGAACAAGCTCTCCGTCACCTTCGCCGCCGAGGTCGCCACCCAGCGCCTCGTCTGCCTGGGCCCCGGCGACGACCAGTACCTGGCCCAGCAGTCCATCCGCACCTTCTTCAACACCACCAGCCCCGAGAAGCACTACGTCAAGACCGCCCTCTCGGTCCTCAACATGGGCTTCATGCGCGGCCTGTCCGCCTCCTACATGGAGGCCACCCCCGCCATCAACGACTGGCTGGCCCGCCTGATCGACGCCGACGACACCTTCAAGGCCGCCCGCTTCTCGATCATCCGCGAGCGCGCCGCCATCGGCTACCACCACCGCCAGTACGAGGCCGCCACCGACAAGGGCTCCCCCTACCGCAAGATGCTCGCCGCCCTCTGGCGCGAGAGCCCCGTCCCCACCCTCGAACCGCACCAGCGGCTGGCCACCATGGCGTCCCTCCTCCACCTGGACCGCGACGGCAACTCCTTCGCCGCCGCCCTCATCGAGGAGTCCGGCCTCGCCCCCGCCACCTGGCTCCGCCGCTACCTCGACGGCTACCTCACCCCCGTCCTGCACGCCTTCTACGCCTACGACCTGGTCTTCATGCCGCACGGCGAGAACGCCATCCTCGTCATCGAGGACGGCGCGGTGGCCCGCGTGATCTTCAAGGACATCGCCGAGGAGATCGCCGTGATGTCCGCCGACGCGGTCCTGCCGCCCGCCGTCGCCCGCATCCGCGCCGACGTCCCCGAGGACAAGAAGCTCCTCTCCGTCTTCACCGACGTCTTCGACTGCTTCTTCCGCTTCCTGTCCGGCACCCTCGCCGACCACGGCGTCCTCGACGAGGACACCTTCTGGCGCACCGTCGCCGAGTGCATCACCGACTACCGCTCGGCACACCCCCACCTCGCCGACAGGTTCGCCCAGTACGACATCTTCACCCCCGAGTTCGCCCTGTCCTGCCTCAACCGCCTCCAGCTGCGCGACAACCAGCAGATGGTCGACCTCCAGGACCCCGCCGGCGCCCTCCAGCTCATCGGCACCCTCCGCAACCCCATCGCCCCCTACGCCCCCTGA
- a CDS encoding tetratricopeptide repeat protein: MPIPDDVTGEEIDKDVRQELLSLPKTLAGDVARNLVMVAKLLDEDPEKAYGYSRVALRLASRVAAVREAAGFAAYAVGKYSEALAEFRAARRMTGSVELWPVMADCERGLGRPEKALAMAGEPEVQKLDRAGQVEMRLVAAGARRDMGQADAAVVTLQSPELASSAVHPWTARLRYAYADALLEVGRADEARDWFARALEADQAGTTDASDRLAELDGVQFTDVLEESEEEGEPGSPEEPGKG, from the coding sequence CTGCCGATTCCGGACGACGTCACCGGTGAGGAGATCGACAAGGATGTGCGGCAGGAGCTGCTGAGCCTGCCGAAGACGCTGGCCGGGGATGTCGCCAGGAACCTGGTGATGGTCGCGAAGCTGCTGGACGAGGACCCGGAGAAGGCGTACGGGTACTCGCGGGTGGCGCTGCGGCTGGCGTCCCGGGTTGCCGCGGTGCGTGAGGCCGCCGGCTTCGCGGCGTACGCGGTCGGGAAGTACAGCGAGGCGCTGGCGGAGTTCCGGGCGGCGCGGCGGATGACCGGCAGCGTGGAGCTGTGGCCCGTCATGGCGGACTGCGAGCGCGGGCTCGGGCGGCCGGAGAAGGCGCTGGCGATGGCCGGTGAGCCGGAGGTGCAGAAGCTGGACCGGGCCGGGCAGGTGGAGATGCGGCTGGTCGCGGCCGGAGCGCGCCGGGACATGGGGCAGGCGGACGCCGCGGTGGTGACGCTGCAGAGCCCCGAGCTGGCGTCGAGCGCCGTGCACCCGTGGACGGCCCGGCTGCGGTACGCGTATGCGGACGCGCTGCTGGAGGTAGGGCGCGCGGACGAGGCGCGGGACTGGTTCGCCAGGGCGCTGGAGGCCGATCAGGCCGGCACGACGGATGCCTCGGACCGGCTCGCGGAGCTGGACGGGGTGCAGTTCACGGACGTGCTGGAGGAGTCCGAGGAGGAGGGGGAGCCCGGCTCTCCTGAGGAGCCCGGGAAGGGCTGA
- a CDS encoding lysine N(6)-hydroxylase/L-ornithine N(5)-oxygenase family protein — protein MTAPHDAPYDFVGIGLGPFNLGLACLTEPIDGLDGLFLDNKPAFDWHPGMMLDSSHLQVPFMADLVTLADPTSPFSFLNYLKESGRMYSFYIRENFYPLRAEFNDYCRWAAGKLDTIRFAHEVTTVEYDETAELYVVHADHQGERRTFRARRLVLGTGTPPHLPDACRDLGGDLLHNTDYLDAKPALQAKKSITLIGSGQSAAEIYLDLLQDIDSHGYHLTWATRSPRFFPLEYTKLTLEMTSPEYVDYFHALPPATRDHLNATQKHLYKGIDSALVNDIFDLLYQKNLAGPVPTRLLTNTALDTARYDAATGTYTLGLRQEEQGRDFTLDTQGLILATGYRYRVPDFLTPVRDRISWDAQGRYDVARNYSIDTTGHGIYVQNAELHTHGFVTPDLGMAAYRNSCIIRELLGREYYPVEKAIAFQEFAAPATPHHPTEIPA, from the coding sequence GTGACCGCCCCTCACGATGCCCCTTACGACTTCGTCGGCATCGGCCTCGGCCCCTTCAACCTCGGCCTCGCCTGCCTGACCGAGCCGATCGACGGACTCGACGGCCTGTTCCTGGACAACAAGCCGGCCTTCGACTGGCACCCCGGCATGATGCTCGACAGCAGCCACCTCCAGGTGCCCTTCATGGCCGACCTGGTCACCCTCGCCGACCCCACCTCGCCCTTCTCCTTCCTCAACTACCTGAAGGAATCGGGCCGGATGTACTCCTTCTACATCCGCGAGAACTTCTATCCGCTGCGCGCCGAGTTCAACGACTACTGCCGCTGGGCCGCCGGCAAGCTCGACACCATCCGCTTCGCCCACGAGGTCACCACCGTCGAGTACGACGAGACCGCCGAGCTCTACGTCGTCCACGCCGACCACCAGGGCGAACGCCGCACCTTCCGCGCCCGCAGGCTCGTCCTGGGCACCGGCACCCCGCCGCACCTCCCCGACGCCTGCCGCGACCTGGGCGGCGACCTGCTGCACAACACCGACTACCTGGACGCCAAGCCCGCCCTCCAGGCCAAGAAGAGCATCACCCTCATCGGCAGCGGCCAGAGCGCCGCCGAGATCTACCTCGACCTCCTCCAGGACATCGACAGCCACGGCTACCACCTGACCTGGGCCACCCGCTCCCCCCGCTTCTTCCCCCTCGAATACACCAAGCTCACCCTGGAGATGACCTCACCGGAGTACGTGGACTACTTCCACGCCCTCCCCCCGGCCACCCGCGACCACCTCAACGCCACCCAGAAGCACCTCTACAAGGGCATCGACTCCGCGCTCGTCAACGACATCTTCGACCTCCTCTACCAGAAGAACCTGGCCGGACCGGTCCCCACCCGCCTGCTCACCAACACCGCGCTGGACACCGCGCGTTACGACGCCGCCACCGGCACCTACACCCTCGGCCTGCGCCAGGAGGAGCAGGGCCGGGACTTCACCCTCGACACCCAGGGCCTGATCCTCGCCACCGGCTACCGCTACCGCGTACCGGACTTCCTCACCCCCGTCCGCGACCGCATCTCCTGGGACGCCCAGGGCCGCTACGACGTCGCCCGCAACTACAGCATCGACACCACCGGCCACGGCATCTACGTGCAGAACGCCGAACTGCACACCCACGGCTTCGTCACCCCGGACCTCGGCATGGCCGCGTACCGCAACTCCTGCATCATCCGCGAACTGCTCGGCCGCGAGTACTACCCGGTCGAAAAGGCCATCGCCTTCCAGGAGTTCGCCGCCCCCGCCACCCCGCACCACCCCACGGAGATTCCCGCATGA
- a CDS encoding GNAT family N-acetyltransferase, with the protein MNERSEPVFTRTDPALGEFSVRPVVPAADTPLLHRWVTDPKAVFWMMQDCDPAAVEKEFRRIAADPHHDAFLGLHNGTPAFLMERYDPAHRELVGIHAAQPGDVGMHFLTAPTDTPVHGFTLAVLTTVMEMLFADPDTRRVVVEPDTRNTAVHALNKAVGFEVVRTLSLPSKDAYLSICTRDQFLATRGAC; encoded by the coding sequence ATGAACGAGCGCAGCGAGCCCGTCTTCACCCGCACCGACCCCGCGCTCGGGGAGTTCTCCGTCCGCCCCGTCGTCCCGGCCGCCGACACCCCGCTGCTGCACCGCTGGGTCACCGACCCCAAGGCCGTCTTCTGGATGATGCAGGACTGCGATCCGGCCGCCGTCGAGAAGGAGTTCCGGCGGATAGCGGCAGACCCCCACCACGACGCCTTCCTCGGCCTGCACAACGGCACCCCCGCATTCCTCATGGAGCGCTACGACCCCGCCCACCGGGAACTGGTCGGCATCCACGCCGCCCAACCCGGCGACGTCGGGATGCACTTCCTCACCGCCCCCACCGACACCCCCGTCCACGGCTTCACCCTCGCCGTCCTCACCACCGTCATGGAGATGCTCTTCGCCGACCCGGACACCCGGCGCGTCGTCGTCGAGCCCGACACCCGCAACACCGCCGTACACGCCCTCAACAAGGCCGTCGGCTTCGAGGTCGTCCGCACCCTCTCCCTCCCCTCCAAAGACGCCTACCTCAGCATCTGCACCCGCGACCAGTTCCTGGCCACCCGAGGAGCCTGCTAA